The Saccopteryx leptura isolate mSacLep1 chromosome 2, mSacLep1_pri_phased_curated, whole genome shotgun sequence genome has a window encoding:
- the PTGES3 gene encoding prostaglandin E synthase 3, producing the protein MQPASAKWYDRRDYVFIEFCVEDSKDVNVNFEKSKLTFSCLGGSDNFKHLNEIDLFHCIDPNDSKHKRTDRSILCCLRKGESGQSWPRLTKERAKLNWLSVDFNNWKDWEDDSDEDMSNFDRFSEMMNNMGGDEDVDLPEVDGADDDSQDSDDEKMPDLE; encoded by the exons GCAGCCTGCTTCTGCGAAGTGGTACGATCGAAGGGACTATGTCTTCATTGAATTTTGTGTTGAAGACAGTAAAGATGTTaatgtaaattttgaaaaatcCAAACTTACATTCAG TTGTCTTGGAGGAAGtgataattttaaacatttaaatgaaaTTGATCTTTTTCACTGTATTGATCCAAAT gattCCAAGCATAAAAGAACGGACAGGTCAATTTTATGTTGTTTACGAAAAGGGGAATCTGGCCAGTCATGGCCAAGGTTAACAAAAGAAAGGGCAAag CTTAATTGGCTTAGTGTGGACTTCAATAATTGGAAAGACTGGGAAGATGATTCAGATGAAGACATGTCTAATTTTGATCGTTTCTCTGAG ATGATGAACAACATGGGTGGTGATGAGGATGTAGATTTACCAGAAGTAGATGGAGCAGATGAT GATTCACAAGACAGTGATGATGAAA aAATGCCAGATCTGGAGTAA